cagcaacacaaatAACCACATAGAAACAATCGCTTTACATCCAATGTGCCATAAAGTAGGATAGCTAGCTTGCAGATTTGTATGTGTTGAGAACATGTTGAGACCCCTGGAGGAGTTGTAGATCTAATTCAACGGAACGGATCTATGTTTGGATGTTCCCACTAGATAACACTGTGTCAGAGATGTTCTCTTCAACCCTCAGTGCTCCGAAATCAAACCCAAAGCAACATGTGTGCTCACTAAAGGGGAGCagagttgtgtatgtgtgcaacaGTACAGGAATACTGATGTCAGAACAAAGACCACAGCTAGAAAAGTTAAAGTAATTGAAGatttataacatatatatatagagagagaggttgAATTCTTTATCTCATAGGAGCAATACCTACATGTCTGGAAGGTAAAGTGGGTGCAATATATATCTGCTCTGACATAAAGATTGGTTTTTGCCTTACCTATACAAATACGTGCTggaacagaggacagagagatcCAGAAGGAGACCCATGAGAGGACAACCAGCAGGCTCGAGGGGACGTAGGTCTCGAGTATGAAGTACAGAATGCTCCTCTTCAGCTCAAAGTGGAAGACCAGTTTGGGGTAGTTACCTTTGAGAAGAAGAGCAAAAGTCTGTAAATGTACTTGATGAAAGAAATGTGGTGCGCTATATAAAACAGCAAAGATATGTAAAGAAACAGTCACATTACATTCACTTTAAGATATCAATACAAAACTAAATACATGTAAAGAAACTAGGCTACTAATACTGTACTCCCAACATTGCTGCATTTACTGTAGAAAATTACAATTATTGGTAAGACAATAATTGACATTGTTTAGTATTTACTTGGGTTACTATTACATTTTCTGATGGCCCTTTTTTGTCATGGCCTCAtggattttgtcatttttggtcTTTTGGTCTTGCTTGTCTATATTTGGGTTGCATATGTGTTTTCtacatgttttctttgtgttctcCTCTTCACACCTACGCTGCATTTTCCTCATTAGCCCTGCCTTGCTCCTTGTGTCTTCTCTAGCCCTGCCCTTGAGTTGTGCCACCTGTTCCCTGTGGTTTGATcagttcagtcagtcagtcagttctTGCCTAGTTTTCATCAGTTCTTCAAGTTTGTTCAGTTCAGCTCTGTACTTTTGGTCTTTCTATGCACGTCAAAGGAAATAAACCCTTTACTGCAACCTTGTCTTTGGTCTCTGCACTGCTCTTTgctttttatgacatttttaaaaggtagAAAATGAGGCAATCTTTCACGGTCACCGAGTCATTTCAAAATCTTTCTGGGAGTAACCTTAAGAAATAGTTACCAGTTTCATAGATGGCCTCTGACACAGAGGTGTAGTGGTCCTCCACTGTGTACTGGGCCAGCTGAAGTGTGTCTAAGCCGCTGACAGATTCATTCCCTCTAGTCCAGTAGAACATGACATCATTGATGTTGTAACCCCCTGTAAAAGAGATAGAAAGGGATATAAATTGACGTTTTTTGGGGAAAATAACACAAAAGTGAATTTGTCCCCTGCAGCAGTTTGAGGATCAACGCCTTACTCAGTGATAGTTCGGCAGATGAACACTAATAGCAGTTACCCaccatattaaaagcttttgcCTTCTCATCATGACACAGCAAAGCTtctataattataatgatagtggtggtgatgatgataatgaagaTGGTATAGATACAGCATAAGTTGTTTTTCACTAAACCCCAGTGCAGCAACGGTGGGAACAGCTTGGAATGTTAATTGACTGTTATGCTAAGATCCGCTTCTCTCATGCTTGAGCTGTTTGGGATTGCAGTCCATGGTGGGTGGTAGATTTACCCTCATGCTAAATATCAGCACAAGAGAGACATTTAGAAAAGAGCTAGTTTAAAACACTATGTTACCCCTGAGGAGCAAATTGGTAAAGGTCTTACACTCTGCATTGCTCAAGTAAATCAACACATGGAATTAGCATAATATGTAACCACCTCAACCAAGCAAGAAACAGTGTTTCATTCATGCAGCGGAAACAGAATATTCTcccattattcattttaacacaGTTTGACACAGGGAAGATTCAACAGGAATCACTAATGGAAATGCATTTCTGGTGTTCACTCAATTCTTCAAAGGGGATAGCAAAAGAAATGAAAGCTTAACTCTTGCTTCATACCATCACTGACTAATCATGCATATTCCACCGGGCCCTAGAGAGCCTTGATAACCCAAATCAAACTCAGAATAAGAGGGACATGCAAAATGAATCCTGTGAAAAGATGCCGATGTGGTCATGCTTTTTTGTCAGAGCGATGTAAGTATAATAGTGTCAACaaaatgagagtgtgtgtggtgtggtgtggtggtgTGGTTCTGATGACGTGGTGTGGTTGTCGAGCTCCACGACTCGCTgtgaaggagggggaaaaagatGTGATTAACAAGGCTTAAACCTCTATGGTGTATTTTCCTAATTTATCTGCAGAGGGAGCAAGAGAATAAGGAAATTTAGTAGAAGCTGCAGTTACACCTCTATAATCTAGTGTATATGAGATGCTCATTAATTTGCTATCACTCTCCCATTTAAACCCATATGGAGTCATGTATTATTGACCAGGCTGAGCCATGATGCCAGGAGCAAAATCCCTTAATGAAGGGCAATGGTGACTTTGATGCTGAAAGGTCCTGGAAATccactgttttctctctctgttgtaaTGCTCTTACAAGAAGAACTCATTATTTTCCTGACCTAAAGCTCTGACATTACTGTACAAATTACAGACATAAATGGATAGTGACATGATGTGTAATAGCATGGAAAGAGTAACATGGGGGTACGTTCAACCTTCCAGTGCCCCATGGCCTCTTGTAAACAAGTAGCAACATGTACGCTCGGTCAGTTTTAAAAAGGGGCCACATAAAGTTGAATTAAAGCACAGATCACAAAAGACTACCACTCTCCTTTTTGCTGTCAGAACCTGCTAAATATTTTACCGTAATCCCCATCTTAACGCTTGGCAGCCTCCCACAACGACTCTGTCTTTAAACCTTCCTCCTGTGCAGAGGATCCACTTTTGGCACagcattaaaagaaataaatcctTGAATATACATCTTCATAAAGAGACAGGGAGAACAAGATTGAAGGAgatgagaaaggaaaggagagagaaaacagcagaggatgagagagagagattggaaGAGAGggcagaagagagagacagagagagagagagagagagagagagaatgatgcAGATATTTAGCTTGGAATTATCGAAGCGGTGGAGGTTGGATCCATCATCCTCTCAGTTACCTAACTTTAACTTCCAGATGTCTTTTTGTACACTAAGTGGGACTGGAGCTGccgttaaatgttttatttggcaCTGAGGTCCCGGTGGGCTTCTGGCAGGGATCAGACTTAGCTTAGCCTGGCTGGTTAGTTGGCGTTTAATAGTATGGAGCTGAGCTGGAAAGAATTGACGGCAAATGAGCgagggaggcagagaaagaagaggagttttttctttttcatcctttCGAACCTGGAACCCACAAGCCAAATAATGCATCATGTCATGTATTTTAATCTCaataatgatttgttttaattatcaACATAATGCCACCACTTCCACTTAGGATCAatggtaaaatataaaaagtaggCAATTCTCTCCTCTTATTTCAAGAAAATGTCAAGAAACTCCTGAATTTTAGCAAGTGAACAAATACATTGTTGAAGTGCGCTGGCAGAGAGTTGCCTCCATAAGATATTAATTTGAGATTAAAGGATTTGTAAGATTAGGTGTTCTTGGTATCAGGCACAGGGCCAATCCTTAAACATGGTGCAAAGGGCTTTTGGGAAAAGACTGCTGTGAGGAGCATATTTGGATCAGTAAAGCACTAACAGAGTCATTTGACTTTTTGGAAAACACGTATTTTCTCTTTggagttaaatgagaagatcaatatcaCTGTCAGGGCTGTGTATTAAAGGTACCCTGTGAGAAAACAACTGCTCTTCTCACCAAGGTACATTGTATGTATTATAGACCTATAATAAATCAGTTGAATGCATTTCtctcctcataaaacatttccaaCATTTTAACTCCTGCATTGTTCACATGGTTCAGTGACGTGTTATGGGGTCCATGTGGTTAGgacaaatttaaaggggttaaaatgtgaaaataaacgtatgaataacttgcacacatatTCTTTTTATGGACTGGAaaacaattgttctaaatattacatttaatctggggaatcatgtcaatcaggaatcatttacatttatttaaatgaagttattatttgtattacaCTTAAATagactgtaggtggataaaatatttaacatttatcattcttttgtggttacactatttgacattttcaggagcattcagttgttcagttaaaatgttttcctgttttttttttcttttttaaataatggtgcaaatgtcatttcaaatgacgaAACCTACAggaatacaaaatgtacattttaacaaacctgatgctgctttgaagacaaagataaagatattttttatcTTGCCAGCTCTTGCATGCATATTTAATTGCTAGTCTTTTTGCTAATGCATTGCTGTTGAACTGCTATGTTTCTTTGTCCATTCCCAAGACGAACTGTTGATCAGCAAAATAGTGCCTATCCAGGATATAAACAGAATCAGGACCCAATTGTAAAAAGAGTACTCCACAGCgctactagtggtcaaaaactaTACAGGGTACCTTTAACTTTGGAGCTACAACCAggatacaacaacaacaacaacaacagcaacaacagcaacaacctACCAAGACCTCTAAAACTTACTAATTagcacacacagtttgtttaaGGGCAGAAGAATTTCACATGCCTACCTCATAGCTATGTCTTTGTTTTCATGATAGTCATCAAGTCATTTATAACTGATGAACATACACCGGAAGATACAGCATTGTGACTGGAATTGGCCCTTCAAACTGGTTGTGTGACATAATCATGCtgacgtacacacacacacacacacacacacacacacacacacacacacacatatatatgtgtgcgcacacacacacagtttagaAGATGAGAGAACGTGATCTGTTTGATCCTTTTGGTTTGATCAGATTCATTTGAAATCATGCCCTCCCACCAACTTGCTGCCACAGCTTCAAGCTGCATGCTTTTGATTTTCTTGATTAAATATGAAGTGTCCTTACAGCTCTCCAATTGTAGGGTGCAGGTCTGCTTGTCCATGGGATACTTGGTCAGATCCATGTTGCAGGCCACAGTGGTGGTAATCCTGAAAGACATAGAAGTTGTTATTAAAGGGGAATATTAATAGCTACAGTTCATGTTACTTCTGCAGTATGTTCTTGCACAATGATCAGAGTACACAGGTGTTTATTCTAGAAAACAAAAgagcagatttttttaatgattctcTCACTCTGTGATTTAAGTTGTGCTGAAGATTTTGGTTTATATGAATGCATCTCTCTAAATAACATGTCATATGTGAAGGGGAATGTGTTACATCTGCCCCTGGGACATCTTCTGTCATTCCATATACCTCCATTTCAGTGGGTGCATCCCAAGTCCCTTATATTGCATCCATGTTTCCCTCACTTGCATCTTTTCCTTGCATCTTATCCCCACCCAGCCCATCGTGGAATGCACAGAGAGACGTGAGGATGCCATATGAGGAGAGGAGACGGTGAGGAGATCTGTTTTTAGAGACATGAGATGTTGTTTCCTCTGAAGAGTCACGTAAAGCAATGTCTGTTTCTGATAACAGCGGCAACTGATCACAGGTGGATCAGCTGCCAGTCGACTTCAACAGCTGCAGCCACTTTTGATGGATGTTGTTTGCACATGTGCTAACACTGATAAAGGTTTGTTATCCCTAACAGAtcagcagtgttttctctctgttacCTGTTTGACAAACACCTGCCAAACCAAACATTCCCTACTGTGACATATGAACCATTTCTACTGGCAGGGTGCATTTATATTAGTTATTCattatttgcatttgtatttattgatgttCTGATTGTGAATGCATTATTCAATAACCCAGAATATAGTCAGTGTCTTTTAAACATTGGAAATTCGACTAAATGTTTCAGAAAAAATGCAGATTATGTAACTCAAAAAAGTGTTTCTCCTTTCTAACAAATGAAGAAAGTTGTTTATGGTTCTTCTGTTGATCTAAATGCtgaatcagaaaacaaataGCTTATAAAACTTGGGAGTGATATACTTGAGTTTAATCTGTAATCTGTCTCCACATCAGTGTCAAACTGCAGAGACGTTGTGATGTATCCAACACTATAATAAATAAGGGGGATTGTTTGCCAGTAAAAGACTTCCATGGATGGCTGCTCTTATGTATCCTCGCTCATAGCTCCTCAGAAATCCCTCCTCGCTCCTCTGAGCCAAAATAAGACACTTGAGACGACCATCAAAATGATGATTCGGAACAACCTCTAGTTCAGGTGAAAAGCGACACTTGAAATGTACCCAATGTCTCCCtggcctgctgctgctctccgctctccctctgtgtgtgtgtgtgtgtgtgtgtgtgtctgtgtgtatagaTCGGTGTGCTGAAGTTCGGGCAGTGCCACACCAGCTGCACCTCGTATCTGTAATCAAGCCTCTACAAAGACTCAGCTCTGCCACTTCCATACTGACAGATCATAGACTCTACTACCGTCAGTCTACGCTTTCGTGTTCTTGTCCTCGCCTAACCCTGTCTCCTGTTCCCAGCAGTTCCTTTTGCTCTGTCTCCAACCCTTCATCTTGGCTTGTCATTCCTGCTTCCCTGCCCTGGTCTACCGCACTTCTCAGCCTTCAGCCCGAACCTCAAGCTCATGGCTCCCAGTTTCCACACCAATCTTCAACTCTAGTTTCCCAGCTACCTACCGCAAGCCCCAGCTGAATTTTCTCAGCTACTAGCCTGAGCTTCCCCACAACTTCATTCCCCTTTCCCCCAGTCTTCATAATATCTACCTTGTTGCTATTATATTCCTGTTTCCTCAACTTGAGTGTCTGCACTTTGGTTCACATGTTCTGCCCCCACATAAGTGAAACCTCCAGCAAGGATGCAGCTCTGTCTCTGGCATTCCACACTATTTCATCCAAGCTGTGGCTGCTAGAACTACAGCTTAATTTGGCAAAGATTGGGACCACTTATGCTGCAACTCCTATTTCAGCTCCAGCCAGTACCCAGCTTGTATGTCCTGCACCTGATCTGCCATACCTCTTACCTGGATACCCCACATCCCCTGCTGCCTGTCTAGCCACCTTGTGTGCTGGACCTGCTACTCATCAGCCAATCTCCTTATCTGCTAGCGACCGGCCTCCTATCCTTCAGCCTACTTCCCAGCCAGCTAAACTGCAGCATGTTAGTCACCAGCATCCTAGACTCCAGCCTGCTAGCCTTTAGCCCACACTTCAGATTGCCTGCGCTTCAATCAGTTTGCCTTTCCTGAGCCACAGTAACCTAATATGGATCAGCTGAGGAACCACTCTGACATTCAGCAATCAACTTTTGAAGGGACTTTCTTTACTAGTTTCACAGTGTGCTGTGGCGTCTCCAAAAGGATGTGTGGTTCCCAATGCGACTGCCTAGCCTAGCTTTCAGCCCAAGCACCTGCTGCTGAGCCCATGCTGCAGAGGTCCAAGTCCCTTGTTGCTACTAACCAACAGCATTCCCTTGTTACTACTAACCAGCAGCAGTCCCTTTTTGctgctgagctgcagctgtctcaTGTCCCAGTGTTTCAGCAGCCTCCAATgactcatctgtctgtctcacagcTCCCAGGAGAGAACACCTGCCCATCATCTCTGTAATCAAACCTTACAAAGACTAAGTGATGCCAAATAATAGACTGTGTTGACCATTAGTCAACATAATCTTTCATGCACTTCCAAGTTTTCTTGTTGTCTTTTCTAATGTATCTATTGCCTAACCCTGACTCCTGTTCCCTGCACTTCTATCTGCTCTGTCTCCAGCATCAGCCTTGCTTCCCTGTACCAGACCCTCGTTCTACCCATCTTCCAGCTCAAGCCTCAGCTCCTGGTTTCCAGTTTCCCTGCTACCTGCTCAAGCCCTTGAGCTTCTCAGCTACATGTCAAAGCTTCCCCAGGACTTCATTCCCTTTCACCAGTCTTCATAATAACCACCTTGTTCCCATTACATCCCTGTTTCCTCACATTTTAATGTCTGCACTTGAGTTTACCTGTGTCACCCCTACATAACAGAATGAAGCCTTTACTTTGCATTGTTGTCAGTATGTAGAAAGCCACTCAATCTCAATACTGCAAATTAAGAATACATGTCTTGCATTAACATTTTTAGAGGTGGCTCCAGAGGTGTTCTATCAGTGTGGAGCTTCAGACTTTATATAGTaaatagatgatgatgatgaaaagttgaTGAAATATAAATGGTCCCAATACGCTCTCTACCTGCATAATAATTCATGACATGATGGATTCAACATGAATATATATCAAATATTCAGGTTAGTATGATTCTTCCTAATGTTccaattaaacatatttatatcaATTATCAAATGTCAGTGacataataaaacaattcaatATGTATTCATATGATTCATCATTGAATATTGCTTTCTTTTATTATACCAATAAGCTGTAGCGTATTGaatgagaaatgagaaaatataaGTGGACCCTCCAGAAATTCTACCAGGGTGGTCTACTATGCACCGAAATTGATTTGTGGTTTCATGATGTATATTTTTTCATCACAAATATAAACTGGACCTTCATAAATGTATCATCCAGGACTGTAATTCTTAAATTGAATCTTTCCTCTGAATTGCTTCACCTCAGTGCTTTCTCATGTATTCCCCCTGGCACAGCACTGAAACATTTACCACAGCTGTCCACCTCACATTTCTCACTTCATCCTGTCCTTTTTCACGGCCCCAGTTCCCTGAGGTGACAATCCCTCTCTTGACTATCTTTTCTCAAGGCTTGTCTTAACTCTCACTGGTCTTGTGCTGTGACTGTTAGGTGCCATCGTGCCTCCACATTTCCCCAGTCACAGTAAAACCCCATAAAATGTGTATGGAGTATGTATGGAAATGCCCATGAAGCCGACACACGCACATCCAGagcaacacaaatcaacaaatggAGTCACGCTGAACATGACAATGTCACGcacttgttaaaaataaaaccatacaTCCAAACTCACACATAATGGTTAACACAGACATGCATGTTGTCACGCCTCTTCTCACCCATGAGAAAGAGCGCTGCAGTCCCTTCTTGGTGGATGGAAACATGATTAACTTCGAGGCAGGCCTGAGCTGAGCCTGAATACCCAACCCAATTTATTATAGGAAAACACCCACATACATTTTTACCCTCATGCTAGTTGCAAAGCTGCCATTAGAACAGTCCCCATGTGACATTTTTCCCCCACCTCTACACTGtatgaatgagaagaaaaagaaaaaaaataaataagcagcAATGAGGTCATGGCACAAAAGCACAGAGTGAGGGAAGTCAAATCAGGACTGCTGCCAGCTCTTACACAATCCATAGACAGGCTGAGGTTAAAGCATGTGACATAAAAATATTAGGATTTGAAAATCCCATCATCAAAGGCTTAAAAGAGCGGAACAAATTCCCCCACTGGATCATCTATAACCTTTCTATCTAGAACCTGTCTGCTCGGCCCTAATCAAATCTAATCAAAATGCCAAAGTATTGCGCGTTTCAGAAGCTCACCGAGAGCTCGTCAGATGTTAAGCTCTTGCCCACAGAGGAATATCCACTGGAAGGTTCCTATCAGGTCTTATGTTGCTCTGGTAGCCCACAGCTCTTCATATCGATAGATCTAATGCACCTCCACTCATGCAATCCAATACCCAAGTAAGAGAATTGACACAAACCCCCCTGCTTCACCACCACATTATCTCAAATTCAACCCACGCGTCCTCCTTCATTCAATTtcttctccattccttcctttttgacATCTGTCTGagttgaaaaacaaacaacaaccaaTGACGCAATATAGTAGTTCATTATCCAACCTCAGTGCGTAAAGGACGGTCCCGTTGGGGAAGATGCGGATCAGCCTGTTCTCCACGGTGATGTCGTGGAGAAAGGACTTCTTGGAGTCCACGATGAAGGTGTCAGGGACCCAGAGGAGCTCCACCAGGCGCCCGTCGAGGCTCAGGCTCTTGTTGCCCTCAAACACCAAACGCTCGTCCGTCCAGCGCTGGCGGAGGAATATGGTGGCGGTGTAGTCCTGTAGGGATAGGGGTGCAAAGGTCTCAACAATGGCTAATAGACTGTTTTAACAAGCATGTCAGTAATGTGATGACagacaagtttttttttgttgtattttgcaAACTAAGCCTCtcttgtgtatttgtatttcattagTCAGcctcattttttaatctttttttgttgGGTTCAGCATTGATTGTTGAGTATTGACGGCGTCAGGTGTCTGAGTCTTTCTGCACCTGAAGCAACAGTAATCCACATCATTGCTTCAAGTCAGcaagtcttttttgtttttttcaggatgctcaacatatttttttgtgagAGACCTCCATTCTTAAATCCATGATGTTACATCATATGTAGTGACATAATCAATGTCTTCCACTGTGTGGCAACAAGCTGTGAGTGCAATTTTCTAAAGCAAATGTTCAGCACAACAGGAATTAGTTATTTCAGCTCTACCAGTCCCAGTGGAACGCTGGTGTCATGTCAACTGCATAACCGGGGCTGACACTTGAACTGACCCTTGTGTCTCGCTGTCAGTCAACATATCAATACTCCTGTTCTTTATTAGCAAAATTGCCTATtcagttttgtttaaatttttcTGTGCATTTCGATCCAAACAGCGTGTGCACGTCAGGTTAATTGTGTGCCACTAGTCTATGATGCTTTTGTCATTAGAAAGATGTTGACACTTGGCCCCTTTTAAAACAGGCAAATTGAAAGGGTCAATgagtttattgtgtgttttactgtcagTTACAAATCTAACCTCATGGATTTCATTGATTAGTTTGCTCTGTAATGAGCTATCAGAAATTGACACCTTCAGAATTCAAATAAATCCATCTTATGACTTCAAATGTTTCTTAATTTTCAAACAGCCTTGGTTattatgaaaaaggaaaatccaatacatttattttgaaaactgcTACACTACTGGAATTAGTACAAACAGGGACTGACAGGATTAATAAGGTAAGCAGGACATAAGGAGGtcattagtttaaaaaaaagacttttaagCCTATTAATGCTTCACTAACTTATCAATAGTGTTGAGTTTATTGATGAGTCACAGTAATCAGTGATGCATGAAATCATTGTCTTACCATATTGATCTCTGAAATGGTGTCAATGCTGGCGATGTCCAAGCTCATACCAACTGTTACAGGACCATCTAGAAACACAAAAGCAACCAATAAAATACCGTCCCCACCATTTGAATGTGCTTTAGTGTGTATTTAAATGCATGTGTGACACAGTTGTATGACATAACAGGGTTTAACTGAGGAGACAGAGGGATATATGGTTGTATAATAAATCGTAGTGTTGTATAATGAAGCATTATCCAAGGAtggcacattttttaaaaatgctcaaGACCCCACATCGCTGGCacatcagcagctgcagtctgtCGAGTGTGAATCTCCTGCAGGGAATTAATTCTCCCTGATTCACCATCAAAGAGGAGTAACTTTGCCTCTCCTATGTTTCATCCTCCCGTTCTCCTTCCCCCATAACTGAGCCTGTTGTTGTATTACAGATACTGTGTGTGCCTACTGTACTTTCTTTACATtaatttcttcacattttatttttgctcaAATATCCAAAAActcttcaaattaaaatgtggaGGTTTGAGTTTCAGGTTTACGGTCATTTGAGCTTTAGAAATAATGATTACATTTTGAGTGAGGtggtagttttatttttatttttttaaaccagaaaTCTGGGCAGACTGAGGCGGGTAACCCTGTTGGCTGTGCCTGGGGCTGTGCTTCTGTTGTTGAGAGAGACATTGACAAGTAAAGCAACACTACACCTTAGCCCAAAAAGTTGCAAATATTTCAACTTAGTATATGTGTGACTGCTAAAATGCTGTCAGAATGCAAAGCACACTGGTGAGGAAGTTTTAGCAAAGCATCTGGGTGATGATGCCTCTCAAGGGTTGGAGAATAAACACAATCAAAGGAAGTTCTCCCAATTATAGTTGCACAAATTcactctgtttgtgtttttaccattaGTGTGTACTAAATTTTTGTTCTTACATGGCAGGGATTTGTGATTATTCTGAATAGTATTTGCTTTAGTGAAGTCCAAGGTGTTCTTACAGATCAAACAGCgagcaaaaaaacaaatcataatCACATTGACAGATTGTCAGAGCCCAGAACAATAACAGCAGCGAGGGATTTGCAGGAAAATGACATAACTTCTTTCCTCTGAGAGCCTTCGCTGAGATAGACATTGTTTCTCTACTGCGAGTAAATAAGTCGCCTGCTGAAAATTGGAATCTAAATCACAGCACGTATTACTGTAGCAGCTCCGATCTTGATTAAAACTCCTGACTACATTACAGATTATATTAGTATTTAAAGTAAATTGTGCACTAAGTCTTCTTTACTGGCTTTGTATTGAAGCTAATGCCTTTTTCTTCTGCACATATTTTCTTGTTACAGTTTCATTATACCCATGACAATTATGGGAGAAAACCTATTTCAAAGATACATTTGACTCTATTTCACATTATGATATCCATCTgcagtaaattaaaatgtatccGTGTCAGCTGATATTACTCAGTAGGCACATGCAGACACAAATCTGTTATATGAACCTCTCCTGTTCCCTGTCAGACACACATTTCCTGTGCGTGTTCTGTCATTTCCATAGCTGCATGTGTCTGCAATTCCCTTACTGTCAAAGAAAGGCCTGAGGTACTTGTTGTATCCTTTCATCAGCCTCTGAATGGTGGGAGGCaaaatctctccttccttcacttctgCGTTGAACATCGAGCCCTCTAACAACCTGAGAAGAAAGAGAgcgaaagaaagagaaagtgaaagagagagagagaaagag
This portion of the Scomber japonicus isolate fScoJap1 chromosome 14, fScoJap1.pri, whole genome shotgun sequence genome encodes:
- the LOC128372598 gene encoding gamma-aminobutyric acid receptor subunit pi, with the translated sequence MFNAEVKEGEILPPTIQRLMKGYNKYLRPFFDNGPVTVGMSLDIASIDTISEINMDYTATIFLRQRWTDERLVFEGNKSLSLDGRLVELLWVPDTFIVDSKKSFLHDITVENRLIRIFPNGTVLYALRITTTVACNMDLTKYPMDKQTCTLQLESWGYNINDVMFYWTRGNESVSGLDTLQLAQYTVEDHYTSVSEAIYETGNYPKLVFHFELKRSILYFILETYVPSSLLVVLSWVSFWISLSSVPARICIGVTTVLTMTTLMMGARTSLPNANCFIKAIDVYLGICFSFIFGALIEYAVAHFCTLTYTDTHILMYGHQMHDFEDEMNGIVTTISHTNRAKRRKEPAATPPTAPTSTELTVSPASPSGSEPKPEATPPEPTNRCLTVLATIRKLLSFISCCHIKNPHHIDNYSRVSFPLSFVMVNLLYWIYYLYF